The genomic stretch GCGTTGTCGACGATGTAGGTGTCGTTGCCGTTGCCGCCGCTCATCGTGTCGGCGCCGAGGCCGCCGTCGAGCGTGTTGGCGGTCAACAACAGCGCGGCGGTATGGGTCAGGATGTCGTCGCCCGCCGTCCCGGTGATGTTGCCGAAGCCGGTGACGATGCTGTCGCCGACGATGCCCGTTGCGGCCGAGAAGACGGTTTCGGCGAAGCCGCCGTTATCGGTGAAGGACGCCTGCACCCGCAGAAGCCGGCCCACCTGCGCTTGCGCCGGGGTGAAGGCCGCCGCGGTCGCCCCGGCGATGTTCGTCCAGGTCGTCCCGTTGTTGGCCGAGACCTGCCACTGCCAGGCGATGGTGCCTACTCCGTTCGGATCGACGATCCCGGCGGGGCTGGCGGTGATGGACCGCGTCTCGGTGGGCGTGGTGTCGCTGATCGTCGGCCCGCCGGTGGCGGTGACGTTCAGCAACTGGTTGATGTCCACGTCCACCGTGCCGCCGTTGCCGTTCGAGAAGCGGACCTTCTCGATGTTCCACAGCTTGTCCTCGCCGTCCGAGACCAGGTTGGTGCCTGCGGGCACGTTGGCCTGGTCGAAGCCGCTGTGGACGATGCTGATCGAGCCGTCACTGTTGCGCGCGGCGGTATAGTTGTCGCGCACGTCCCAGTAGACCGCGGTGTCGGTGTTGCCCGCGCCCTCGTCCCGCACGACCTCGCGGACGATGGAAAGCTGGCCGGGGTTCAGCGTCCGGTCCAGCATCAGCGCGTTCAGTGCCTTGTCGCCGAACTGCGCCGCGGCCCCCGCCTTCAGCACCCCGTTCACCATGTCGCTGGCGAGATAGACCTTTCCGCCCATCCCATCGGCCGTGTAGCTCTGGTTCCCGGCAGCGATCGCGATGCGGACGTTCAGCCACTTGTCGCCGTCGATCACGTCGTTGCCGCCGCGGCCTTCGATGATGTCGCCGCCGCCGCCGCCCAGCAGGATGTTGCCGTCGTCGAAGGCGATCTGCTCCTCGCGGTCGCCCGAGGCCGGGGCGGCCGCCCAGTCACCCAGCAGGGCGCGCATCCCGGCGATGCGGTCCACGCCCGCCTGGGTCAGTTCGTGCCGTGCCATGGTGCCCTCGGCCCCGGCCAGGTCCGGGTTGCCCCCGGCCTCGCCATCACCGACGGCGGCGCCGCGGTTGTCGCCCTTGATCACGTCGTTGCGGGTCCAGCCGGACAGCGCCTCGACCGCGTCATAGCGGTTGCGAAGGATGTCCTGCTCGTCGGTGGTGAAGATCGGGCGCAGCAGGTCGGCGTCGGCCGCCACGGTGCTGCCCTTGTGGATGGCCCAGTCAAAGCCCCACATGCCTTCGTTCCGCATGACGCTGATGCCCTGCACCATGATGTCGTCGCCGGATTCGGCGTCGAAATCCTGTTCGTTCTGGCCCGCGAACATCACGTCATGGCCGATGATCGACGAGTTGAAGAACAGTTCCGAGTTGTCGCCCGCGATGACGTCGAAGCCGTTGCCGCCTTCCAGCCAGTCGTCGCCCTCGTTGCCCAGCAGGAAGTCGCCGCCCTCGCCGCCCATGATGAAGTCGTTGCCGGTGCCGCCGAAGACCTCCTTGCCGTCCGGCCCGGTCATCACGAAGTCCTGGCCCTGGTTGCCGAAGATCAGCGCCAGGCCCGATCCGCCGTGGATGACGTCGTTGCCCTCCTCGCCGTGCAGCATGTCCACTTCGCCGATGTCGGTGCCCGAGTTGACGATGATGTCGTCACCCTTGCCGCCGTGGATCTTGTCCACGCCGTATCCGGCCTCGATCCGGTCGTTGCCGCCCATGCCCCAGACCGCGTCGTCGCCGCCGCCGGCAATGATGGTCTCGGCATTGTTGGTGCCCTGGATCAGGAAATGGTCGTTGCTGTTGACGCGCAGGTAGTCGGTCTTGCCGTCGTTGTTCGTATCGCGGCGCTCGACCTTGGCCGAGAGAGCCTGAAGATAGGCGTCGTCATGCGTCGGGTCCGTGTGGTGGAATTTCGCCTGCATGACCTCGTCCACGTAAAGGACATGGTCCGGGGTCGAGAAGACGTCGCCGGGGATCGCATAGCCGCTTTCGCCCAGGTCCGAGTTCCGCAGCACCATCTTGGCCAGCGAGTTGTTTTCCAGCTCGTTCAGCAGGTTCAGGCCTTGGACCCGCGACAGGTAGTAGAAGCGGTCGGCGTTCTGCAGGTTTTCAAGCTGCAGCTCGAAGATGAACGAGAAGGTGGACCCCAGCATCCCGCCGAAGGCCATCTTCTTCTCGGCCAGGCCGCCGATCCAGAGGTCGATGTCCTCAAGCCCGCCCAGCTTGCCGCCCGCATAGGCGCCGGTCGCGTTGAGGAAAGCCTCCCGGTCGGCCGGGGCGCCGTCGCCGCCGAACACCAGCTTCATCGCCGCGTCGCGCTTGGCATCCACCGTCCTGGCCGAGGTGATCGTGCCATGGGTGCCGTAGGCCGCGATGAAGTTGACGATCGACGCCGGGTTCTTGAGGTTCAGGGCGAAGTCGGTCCAGCTTTCATAGGCGTCAAGCTGGGTGTCGCCGTTCGCGACTTCCTGGAACTGGCGCCGGGCCTCGTTCAGCGACGGCATCCCGGTGTCGCGACCGCGGGCGATGTTGACCGCCGCAAGGTCCAGCGGGATGCCGACAAGCTGGTTGCGCAGGACGTGGGTCACGAATTCGTCGATCTCGTTGCCGACCTGCGCGGTCATGCCGCGCACGATGGCGCCGGTGGCGGCGTCGTGGTCGATATGCACGTCCCCGAAGGCCAGCGGGTTCAGGAAGGCATCGAACAGCTTCATGTCGGCCGTGTTGCCGTCGGCGTCGATCCGGGCGACGGTTTCGTTCAGCATCGAATGGCCGAAGCGGTACACCACATGGGCGAATTCGGAAAAGATCGCCGGGTCGATGTCCAGCGACGCGTTGAAGACGAAGGCGTCGATGTCCGGCTGCACCTTGCGGGCGAATTCCTCGAAGACGAGGTGCTGGTATTCCATCTCGTTGGTGAAGCGGGCCGCCTGGAACAGCCGCTCGCCGTCCCAGTGAAGCGCGGCGATCTGGGCGGGATCGGTCGGGATCGAGGTCACGTCGACCCGCAGCCATTCGTTCAGGAAGTTGAGATTGCCCGATTCCAGCGCAAGCGCCTTGACCTGTTCGACCAGCTTGTTGTGTTCGGCGTGAAAGACGTGGTGGACGGCCGAAAGGCCGATGTTCTCGTTCCCGCGCCCGTCGCCGGTGATGTAATGGGCGTCCAGCAGTTCGTCGTCATAGGCGGTGTTCTGGCCGCGCGTATTGGTGGGACCATTCGATCCGTTCGCGTTCTTGTAGCCCACCGCATCGTCGCCGTCCGCCTGCAGGACGCCGCCGGCGTTGGCCACCGGCACCGCGTTATGGGCGATGTCGTCCAGGAAGGCATGGTCGGTGCGGATCGCGCCCACGGCGTTGTTGACGGGGTTCACCACGGTGGACGGGTTCACCGGGTTGGCAAGGTTGCCCTCGACCAGCACGTCGTCGGCGGTGCCAAGCCTGCCGTCGGCACCGAAGCCCACGACCAGTTGCGGCAACCCGTTCGGCCCGCGGATGAACTCACCATAAGGGTCCATCGCGAACATCGGGATGTTGCCCACATCGGCATCGGTCAGCTCGATCCCCAGCTTTTCGGCGGCCTGCTTCTTGACGTCGCCCCAGGTGGCAAGGCCGCGCTCGCCTTCCAGCAGCTTGCCGGTCGAGACGGGCTTGCCATCGACCATCTCGTATTCGCGCATGAAAAGCTGCTTCGAGGCGGTCGAGCCGTAGGTCTGGTTCTGGTCCACCCAGGGCGTCGTGGTGTTGTTCGCGCCTTCCATGGTCCGGGTCACGGCCATGAAGTTGGTGCGGGCGCCCGGCGTGTGGTCGTAAAGCGGATCGTCGGGGCTGAGCGGGATGTAGATGGTCGCGCCCTTCTTGGCCACAAGGTCAAGCCCGTGGTCGAAGAACTGGCCGAACAGCGTGAACCACGAGTTGTAGGGCGCGGACAGGCCCTCGTCGGGCGACACGTTGGGCAGCAGGATGGTGTTGTTGTCCATCTCGATGCCGTGGGAAAGAGCAAGCGCCTTGGCGGCGGCGATCGCGCCGTCCTTTGCGCCCTCGGCCGTGTCCGCCGCCGTGTCGATCGCCGTCGCGTTGTCCTCGGCCGCGGTTGCCTGATCGTTGAGCGTCGTCTTCTCGTCTTCGGTATAGGGCTGGCCGGTGACCGGGTTGACCGCGCCGGGCTGGCTTGCGGCGGTGGCCGCGTCGCGGGCGGTGGCGGCCGCATTGGCGGCCAGGGTGGCGTCGAAGCGCAGGGCGGTCGCCTGCTTCACCGGGGCGTAGGCCTCGAGGATCGCGTCATGCGCATTCCTGAGCGCGGTGCCCGAAAGCCCGGCATGCATCAGCCCGGCATAGATCGCCGCGGGGTTGCCCAGCGTCTGGTCGACGATGAGGTTCGAGATGATGCGCGGGTCGGCATCGACGACGCCGATGTTGCCGGGCTGGCCGTAGTTGTTGTTGTCTCCGGGGACGTAGCCCGGGAAAGGCATCTGGTCGTCCTGCTCGTCGCGCCAGTAGGGCAGGGTCACGCGGGTGAAGGGCTGGTCGGCCGCGCCCCACTGGTCGCGGTTTTCGGTCAGGTTGTTGAAGCTGCCGTTCACCGTCCGCAGACCGTAGGGCGACAGCGGCTGGCTGATCGCCAGGGTGCCGCCGCTTTGCACGACGTTGCCGCTTGCATTCACGCGGATTTCGTTCAGCGGCGTGCCGCCGGCATGGGCTTCGGCGATCTTGATCTGCTTCAGGATGAAGTCGAGATCGTGTTTGACGAGCGAGACCATTTTCCCCTCCCCCGGGGTTAAACAGCGAATATGATCTGCGCATCAGCATTCATGCCCGTTTTTTTGCAACATGCGTTTTCAGGGCCTGCCCGCCGTCATCTTTCGCATAAGGCGAGCGCGGTATTAACCATGCAACCGTGCGCGTTAGCAGGTTGGACAACCTTGAAGATACTTATGTCTAGTAAAATGCCTGCATCTCGAATATCCGGATAGGGATTTTTCTTGCATTTCCAAGGGAAGGACACGGGATGCTCACAGGATTTTGAGATCACAGCCTCAGGCTGTATTTTCTTGCAGATTATAGCAGTTTAGTTCCAATTATCACGAATATTTGATCTCCAGATTCCTCTGGAAGCTGCGCGCTGCACTGCTTGTCGTCTGGTCGGAACATCCGGGCGCAGCAGGAACGCAGCCTGCACAACCGGCAGTCCATTCGACCGATGCCGTTCAATCTTGAGGCGACAAGGAGGACTTGCGTGATTCTTCCGGAAACTCTCTGCCTCGGATCGGACGCTGCTTCCGAGATGGTCATGGACAGGACCTTTCGGGCAGTGGTTTCTGCAATTCACCGCTGCCGGGCTGGCCCGATTGCGCTTGCTTCCATTCCCCTTTCCCCGAAGGCCGCCTTCTGCGGAAACCGCGAATTGTTACGGAATCCTTTCCGCAACGCATTGCCGCAATTCGCGCAGGTCCCGCGGGCCGGAAGGCATCCCCCGAAGGCTGCGCGGCAGCCGCTTGGCAGAAGGGTCATGCGGGTCTATTCTTGCACAAGGGTCGCCTGTGGTCGGACCAGCCGGATGGACGCGACAAGGATCGGCATCTTCTGCCTGGGGCTTTTCGCCTTCGCGATGGCGATCCTGGGCGAGCTTGCGCTTGGCTCGGTGCTGGGCGGCATGGCCCCGGCGGGAACGGACAGCGCCCCCGGATGGGGCATCCGCATGCTGGGGCTGATCGACCTCGCGCTTGGCTGGACGCTGGCGCTGATGGCGGTCGAGATCATCCGGCCCATGGGCCAGCTTGCAAAACTGCAGGGCTTCGTCACCCTTGTCCTGTCGGTCTTCGGCATCCTTGCCGGGCTGCTGCTGATCTTCGCCGCGCTGACGCTGCTGGTCCTGATGGTCTCGCTGCTTCTGGCCTTTCCCTTCGGCACCGCCGTCTACCTGGCCGCATGGGGCGCCTTTCCGGCGGGCGCGGCGCGGGCGGTGCTGGCGCTGCTGATGATCTTCAAGCTGGTCGGCATCGCGCTTTTGATGGTGGCCACTCCGGCGCTGCTGAAGAACAAGGGGCTGCTGGTGCTGCTGGGGCTGTCGGTCGGGCTGACCTTCCTGACCGGGCTGCTGATCGGCTTCGTTCCCGGCGTGGTCGCGGCCATCGCCGATGTGCTGGCGGCGCTGATCTCGGCGGTGGCGGGGACGGTCTGGATGCTGGTGCTGCTGGTGGGCGCGCTCGGCTCGATCCTGCGGGCGATCCGCAGCACCGCGGGCTGAGGAAATCGCCCGCTCCCTGCAATCCGGGCGTGTGAAAACCGCCGAAATCTGGTAAACTTACATTGAGCTTCGGTTTCGGGGAGGAGTCGCCGCGATGCCCGTTGACGCGCTGATCGACTGGGTGCGGCAACATGCCGGCAGCGCCGAGGTCCATCTGCGCGGGACGGGGGAGAAGCCGCCCGAAGGGGTCAGCCTCGCGCTGGTCGCCATCGACCCCGCCGCCGCCTTCGGCGCGGGCACGCTCAGGATCGAACTGATCTACCGGCTGACCGTGCAGATGGCCGATGCGGGCGCGGGCGACGCGCTGCTCTGCGCCTTGGCCTTTGCCGCGCTGGAGGCGCCCGGGCTTCCGGGCATGGATGGCACCGGGCACCGCCCGCTGCGCCTGCTGGCCCCGGCCGAGGCGCAGGCCCGCCACGGTCCCGCGCCCGGACCCTGCCTGCATCTCGTCCTGACGGTCGAGCGGCAGCGGGACGCCACCCCCGCGCTGCCGGTGACGGAGCGCATTCTCAGAAGCAGCCAGAAGGTGCCGCGGCGCGCCGCGGGCCGGGACGGGTAACGCAGCGGGCAAGGGAGGATCGCCGAGATGCCCGAATATCTGACACCAGGCGTCTACGTCGAGGAGGTCTCGACCGGGGCGCGGCCGATCGAGGAGGTGGGCACCACCACCGCCGCGTTCCTCGGGCTTGCGCCCGACGCGGGCGCCCGGCCGGGCGAGGCCCTGGCCGTCAACAACTGGCGCGACTTCCTGCGGATCTACGGGGGGCAGGCGGGGGTTTCCACCCCGCTGTCGCATGCCGTCTCGGGGTTCTTCCTCAACGGCGGGCGGCGGGCCTGGGTGGTGAACACCGGTCCCGGCCGCGGCTTCGAGGAGGGGCTGCGGGCGCTGTCCGCCGTGGACGAGATCGCGATGGTCGCCGCCCCCGGCGAGACCGACCCCGCCATCCAGGACCTGCTGCTGACCCATTGCGAGCTGCTGGGCACCTGCTTTGCCATCCTCGACGGCCCGGCCGAGGCCGCCGACCTGTCGCGGCTGATCCGCGTGGCCAGCCTTCCGGCGGGCGACGCGGACGGCGAGCCGGGCGGCCAGCGCGCCCGCGAAAGCGAGCGCGGCCATGGCGGGCTTTATTTCCCGCATCTGGTGGTGCGCGACCCCTTCGATTCCAGCAAGCTGGTCACGGTGGCGCCCTCGGGCCATGTCGCGGGGATGTTCGCGCTGAACGACACCCGCCGCGGCGTCTTCAAGGCGCCGGCGAACATGGTCGTGCGCGGGGCGCTGGGGCTGTCGCAGCGGCTGACCGATGCCGAGCAGGCGGTGCTGAACCCGGCCGGGGTCAACGTCATCCGCATGTTCACCGGGCGGGGGATCGTGCTCTGGGGGGCGCGCACCCTCGCGCCCTCGGCCAGCGAATGGCGCTATGTCCCGGTGCGCCGCCTGTTCATCATGGTCGAGGAAAGCATCCGCCGCGGCACCCAGTGGGTGGTGTTCGAGCCGAATGACGAGCGGCTGTGGAAAAGCATCCGCCGCGACGTGGGGGCGTTCCTGACGCTCTTGTGGCGGAACGGCGCCCTGCAGGGGGCGACGCCGGAACAGGCCTTCTTCGTCAAGTGCGACGCCGAAACCAACACCCCCGACGAGATCGCCGCCGGGCGCGTGGTGATCGAGGTCGGACTGGCCCCGGTGCGCCCCGCCGAATTCGTGATCTTCCGCATCGGCCAGACCAGCGCCGAGATGCCCTGACCCGCGAAGGAACCCGCCATGCCAGAGATGGACAC from Paracoccus sp. MC1862 encodes the following:
- a CDS encoding phage tail sheath family protein — encoded protein: MPEYLTPGVYVEEVSTGARPIEEVGTTTAAFLGLAPDAGARPGEALAVNNWRDFLRIYGGQAGVSTPLSHAVSGFFLNGGRRAWVVNTGPGRGFEEGLRALSAVDEIAMVAAPGETDPAIQDLLLTHCELLGTCFAILDGPAEAADLSRLIRVASLPAGDADGEPGGQRARESERGHGGLYFPHLVVRDPFDSSKLVTVAPSGHVAGMFALNDTRRGVFKAPANMVVRGALGLSQRLTDAEQAVLNPAGVNVIRMFTGRGIVLWGARTLAPSASEWRYVPVRRLFIMVEESIRRGTQWVVFEPNDERLWKSIRRDVGAFLTLLWRNGALQGATPEQAFFVKCDAETNTPDEIAAGRVVIEVGLAPVRPAEFVIFRIGQTSAEMP
- a CDS encoding peroxidase family protein; this translates as MVSLVKHDLDFILKQIKIAEAHAGGTPLNEIRVNASGNVVQSGGTLAISQPLSPYGLRTVNGSFNNLTENRDQWGAADQPFTRVTLPYWRDEQDDQMPFPGYVPGDNNNYGQPGNIGVVDADPRIISNLIVDQTLGNPAAIYAGLMHAGLSGTALRNAHDAILEAYAPVKQATALRFDATLAANAAATARDAATAASQPGAVNPVTGQPYTEDEKTTLNDQATAAEDNATAIDTAADTAEGAKDGAIAAAKALALSHGIEMDNNTILLPNVSPDEGLSAPYNSWFTLFGQFFDHGLDLVAKKGATIYIPLSPDDPLYDHTPGARTNFMAVTRTMEGANNTTTPWVDQNQTYGSTASKQLFMREYEMVDGKPVSTGKLLEGERGLATWGDVKKQAAEKLGIELTDADVGNIPMFAMDPYGEFIRGPNGLPQLVVGFGADGRLGTADDVLVEGNLANPVNPSTVVNPVNNAVGAIRTDHAFLDDIAHNAVPVANAGGVLQADGDDAVGYKNANGSNGPTNTRGQNTAYDDELLDAHYITGDGRGNENIGLSAVHHVFHAEHNKLVEQVKALALESGNLNFLNEWLRVDVTSIPTDPAQIAALHWDGERLFQAARFTNEMEYQHLVFEEFARKVQPDIDAFVFNASLDIDPAIFSEFAHVVYRFGHSMLNETVARIDADGNTADMKLFDAFLNPLAFGDVHIDHDAATGAIVRGMTAQVGNEIDEFVTHVLRNQLVGIPLDLAAVNIARGRDTGMPSLNEARRQFQEVANGDTQLDAYESWTDFALNLKNPASIVNFIAAYGTHGTITSARTVDAKRDAAMKLVFGGDGAPADREAFLNATGAYAGGKLGGLEDIDLWIGGLAEKKMAFGGMLGSTFSFIFELQLENLQNADRFYYLSRVQGLNLLNELENNSLAKMVLRNSDLGESGYAIPGDVFSTPDHVLYVDEVMQAKFHHTDPTHDDAYLQALSAKVERRDTNNDGKTDYLRVNSNDHFLIQGTNNAETIIAGGGDDAVWGMGGNDRIEAGYGVDKIHGGKGDDIIVNSGTDIGEVDMLHGEEGNDVIHGGSGLALIFGNQGQDFVMTGPDGKEVFGGTGNDFIMGGEGGDFLLGNEGDDWLEGGNGFDVIAGDNSELFFNSSIIGHDVMFAGQNEQDFDAESGDDIMVQGISVMRNEGMWGFDWAIHKGSTVAADADLLRPIFTTDEQDILRNRYDAVEALSGWTRNDVIKGDNRGAAVGDGEAGGNPDLAGAEGTMARHELTQAGVDRIAGMRALLGDWAAAPASGDREEQIAFDDGNILLGGGGGDIIEGRGGNDVIDGDKWLNVRIAIAAGNQSYTADGMGGKVYLASDMVNGVLKAGAAAQFGDKALNALMLDRTLNPGQLSIVREVVRDEGAGNTDTAVYWDVRDNYTAARNSDGSISIVHSGFDQANVPAGTNLVSDGEDKLWNIEKVRFSNGNGGTVDVDINQLLNVTATGGPTISDTTPTETRSITASPAGIVDPNGVGTIAWQWQVSANNGTTWTNIAGATAAAFTPAQAQVGRLLRVQASFTDNGGFAETVFSAATGIVGDSIVTGFGNITGTAGDDILTHTAALLLTANTLDGGLGADTMSGGNGNDTYIVDNAGDVVIEGTGVLSGTDTVRTSLATYTLAANVENLTYIGNTAPTTAFNWTGNGSANTITGGNGANVLNGLAGNDNLNGGGGNDSLNGGDGNDALTGGAGNDALDGGAGTDRAMFGGAATNYGFALNGTSVVVTALSGTDGTDTLSNVEELSFGGTVMTLRQGTTANQTLNGANNVADLLLGFAGNDALNGLTGNDVLLGDAGNDVLNGGAGRDFLSGGAGADRFVFSFGSDSGPGAGTRDVIRDFEVNVAGELIDLAGIDARTGGGNNGDQAFTFINGGNFTNGNANGGLRVFQQNGNTIIQGSTDNDTQAEFEIELTGLRTLTAGDFVL